Proteins found in one Candidatus Methylomirabilota bacterium genomic segment:
- a CDS encoding thiosulfate oxidation carrier protein SoxY, translating into MFKGAAAAALAAAWPHAKARAQGFLANLAPEEPVEKTMQRLFGGRPIKDGSQVITFELPLIAEDGGNVAMSVEVKSPMTPQSYAKAIYVLSDKNPRPLNAKFSLTPACGQAYVAAYLRLADTGDVRAVAEMQDGALLMVKRSVRVVVAGCAA; encoded by the coding sequence GTGTTCAAGGGAGCCGCCGCGGCGGCGCTTGCCGCCGCCTGGCCTCACGCCAAGGCGCGCGCCCAAGGCTTTCTCGCCAACCTCGCCCCCGAGGAGCCCGTCGAGAAAACCATGCAGCGGCTGTTCGGGGGCCGCCCGATCAAGGATGGCTCCCAGGTCATCACCTTCGAGCTGCCGCTCATCGCGGAGGACGGCGGCAACGTGGCCATGTCGGTGGAGGTCAAGTCGCCGATGACGCCGCAGAGCTACGCCAAGGCCATCTACGTCCTGTCCGACAAGAACCCGCGGCCGCTCAACGCGAAGTTCAGCCTCACGCCGGCGTGCGGCCAGGCGTACGTGGCCGCCTACCTCCGGCTGGCCGACACCGGAGACGTGCGTGCCGTGGCGGAGATGCAGGACGGCGCGCTCCTCATGGTCAAGCGCAGCGTCCGCGTGGTCGTCGCGGGGTGCGCCGCGTGA
- a CDS encoding FAD-dependent oxidoreductase: protein MVTAERAIDILETDLLILGAGGAGLCAALHAADRSPHLSVTVVVKGLLGRAGCTRMVQGGYNAVLASPDSLDAHLLDTLAGGGWINDQELVWTLVTEAPGRVLELESRYGCFFDRHPDGRIHQKPFAGQTHDRTIHKGDLTGIEIMNRLTEQVWIRPSIRALEEHRAVELLSDGAGRVGGALVLDIRRGSFTAVRSRATLLAMGGGPTMYRVIACSADKAADGIALALRAGAPVKDMEMVQFHPTGLVVPNSLMTGALLEEGLRGAGGRLLNGKGERFMSRYDPGRMERSTRDLVARACFTEVQEGLGSPHGGVWIDVSHLGATLVETNFRGMVKRCRDFGRDLAREPVEVGPTAHFMMGGVVIDPSCRTAIEGLFAAGEDAGGIHGANRLGGNGVADSTVFGGIAGDVMAEWVVGRSLPRLSTQDVEAAAARIVLPLGRGEGEGLYALQQRLRDVMWEQVG, encoded by the coding sequence ATAGTCACCGCGGAGCGCGCCATCGACATCCTCGAGACCGATCTTCTGATCCTGGGCGCCGGCGGCGCCGGGCTCTGCGCGGCCCTGCACGCTGCGGACCGCTCGCCGCATCTGTCGGTGACCGTCGTCGTCAAGGGGTTGCTCGGCCGCGCGGGCTGCACGCGGATGGTCCAGGGCGGCTACAACGCCGTGCTCGCCTCGCCCGACTCTCTCGACGCGCACCTCCTCGATACCCTCGCGGGCGGCGGCTGGATCAACGACCAGGAGCTCGTCTGGACGCTCGTCACCGAGGCGCCCGGGCGCGTGCTGGAGCTCGAGAGCCGCTACGGCTGCTTCTTCGACCGCCACCCCGACGGCCGCATCCACCAGAAGCCCTTCGCCGGCCAGACGCACGACCGGACCATTCACAAGGGAGATCTGACCGGCATCGAGATCATGAACCGGCTGACCGAGCAGGTGTGGATTCGCCCCTCCATTCGCGCGCTGGAGGAACACCGGGCGGTCGAGCTGCTCAGCGACGGCGCCGGCCGCGTCGGCGGGGCGCTCGTGCTCGACATCCGCCGCGGGAGCTTCACCGCGGTGCGCAGCCGCGCCACGCTGCTCGCGATGGGCGGCGGGCCGACGATGTACCGCGTCATCGCCTGCTCGGCGGACAAGGCCGCAGACGGCATCGCGCTGGCGCTGCGTGCCGGCGCCCCCGTCAAGGACATGGAGATGGTGCAGTTCCATCCCACGGGCCTCGTCGTGCCGAACTCGCTCATGACCGGCGCGCTGCTCGAAGAGGGGCTCCGGGGGGCGGGGGGCAGGCTCCTCAACGGCAAGGGCGAGCGCTTCATGTCGCGCTACGATCCGGGGCGCATGGAGCGCTCCACGCGCGACCTCGTCGCGCGCGCATGCTTCACCGAGGTGCAGGAGGGCCTCGGCAGTCCGCATGGAGGGGTCTGGATCGATGTGTCTCACCTTGGCGCGACGCTCGTCGAGACCAACTTCAGGGGCATGGTCAAGCGCTGCCGCGACTTCGGTCGGGATCTGGCCCGCGAGCCGGTCGAAGTGGGCCCGACGGCACACTTCATGATGGGCGGGGTGGTCATCGATCCATCGTGCCGGACCGCCATCGAGGGACTCTTCGCCGCCGGCGAGGATGCGGGCGGCATCCACGGCGCGAACCGGCTGGGAGGCAATGGCGTGGCCGACTCGACCGTCTTCGGCGGGATCGCGGGCGACGTGATGGCGGAGTGGGTCGTGGGCCGGTCCCTGCCGCGGTTGTCCACGCAGGACGTCGAGGCGGCGGCGGCCCGCATCGTCCTACCCCTCGGGCGCGGCGAGGGCGAGGGGCTCTACGCGCTCCAGCAGCGGCTGCGCGACGTCATGTGGGAGCAGGTGGG
- a CDS encoding thiosulfate oxidation carrier complex protein SoxZ, which translates to MGQVKIRVPGSVARGSVARARALLIHPNERVERKDGKSVDRNYRFVNRVVVSYLGRDIAEFDTSTSIGENPSFGFAFRVTEPGTLKVTFFDTHGSRFEGSAEVKPA; encoded by the coding sequence ATGGGGCAGGTGAAGATCAGGGTGCCGGGCTCGGTCGCGCGCGGGTCGGTGGCGCGGGCGCGGGCGCTCCTGATCCACCCCAACGAGCGAGTCGAGCGCAAGGACGGGAAGTCGGTGGACAGGAACTACCGCTTCGTCAACCGCGTCGTCGTCAGCTACCTCGGCCGCGACATCGCGGAGTTCGACACCTCGACCTCGATCGGCGAGAACCCGTCGTTCGGCTTCGCGTTCAGGGTGACCGAGCCCGGGACGCTCAAGGTCACGTTCTTCGACACCCACGGATCGCGCTTCGAGGGCTCGGCCGAGGTCAAGCCGGCGTGA